CGCCAGGTCTGCTCGCCAAGGTCGATACGGAAATACAGGCCGGAATAAGGCCGTTTGAACGCAGCGCTGAGGCGCCGCTCATCCAGTTGCAGGCCATTGGGGCCACGCACAATTGCGCCGAGCAGGGTCTGGGTTTCATCCTGCAGAGTTGTCTGCAAATAACCGCGCAGGCTGCGATCGAACAGCCAGAGGCTGCTTTGCGCCAGCAGCAGACCAATAACCAGCAAAACACTGATCAGGCCTAGGCTCAAACGCCGCTGAATCGACCTCAAGCAACATCACCGTTAAAGCGATAACCCTGACCACGGCGAGTTTCGATGATCTCGCGTCCCAGCTTGCGCCGCAGGTGGTTGACGTGCACCTCGATAACATTCGAATCGCGCTCGCTTTCACCGTCATACAGGTGCTCAGCTAGGTGGCTCTTGGACAGTAATTGCCCGGTATGCAGCATGAAATAGCGCAACAAACGAAATTCGGCGGCGGTCAGCTGTACCTCTTCGCCATTACGTTGTACCGATTGCCTACTTTCATCCAGCTGTAAGCCCGCCGCTTCCAGTTGCGGCTGGTTGGCCAGACCATGGGCGCGCCGCAGCAGGGACTGGATACGCAATTGCAACTCTTCCGGGTGAAAGGGTTTGCTCAGGTAATCATCCGCACCCGCCTTGAGACCTTCGATGCGCTCGGCCCAGGAGCCGCGCGCCGTAAGGATCAATACCGGTGTAGTAAGGCCGCCAGCGCGCCATTCCTGCAACACCTCAAGCCCCGGTTTGCCAGGCAAACCGAGGTCAAGAATGATCAGATCATAGGGTTCGGTTGCGCCCTGATAGGCGGCATCACGGCCGTCGGCCAACCAATCCACCGCATACCCCTGACGGGTTAAACCGGCGAGCAGCTCATCAGCCAGGGGGACATGGTCTTCAACCAGCAGCAGGCGCATTCAGTCTTCCACCTCGTCCTTGAGTACTTCACCGGTGCTGGCGTGTAACTCCAGTTCGCGCACGATGCCCTGCTCGGTCACCAATTCAACTTCATAAACCAGCACACCGTCTTCCTCCTCCAGCTCGACTTCCAGCAAAACCGCACCGGGATGACGCTGCAAGGCCATCTGCAACAACTGCTCGAGGGGCATGATCAACCCCTCGCGGCGCAGGCGTAATGCTTCATCCTGATCCAGATCGCGCGCGCTGCTGCTGAACGTCAATGTCAGCAGCAGGCAGGCCAGGAGTGCGCGTGCAAGCCAAGCAGTGGTGTTCATCAATCGTCTCGTTGGTTCTTCAGAACTTGTGCGTTAGTGGCATCCAGCTCGACGTCCCACTGCACGCCTTGGGCGTCGCGAACTTCAACCTGATAGATGTAGCGGCCGTACTCTTCTTCCAGCTCGGTGTCTTCAGTCGTGCTGCCTGGGTGCAGCGCTAGCGCTGCAGCGTTGAGTTTTTCGAAGGACTGGATAGTCCCGGCGTCACGCAGCTTGAGTGCTTCATCCGGACCCAGGTCACGGGCTTGAGCCAAGCCAGCAGTCAGGGTCAGGGCAGCAGCGGCAAATACGGCAGTCAGTGTTTTCATGTTCAGATTCCTTAATGGAGTTGGCTTTCGACGGAGTCCAAGTTACTGCACACGACTTAACTCAAGCTGAATTTGCTTAAGGCATTGCTCAGACACTGATTTATCCCAACCCACGCGCGCATCATTCACGCGCTGAAGTCGCTTGGCCTGGCAACCCAGCGCTCTATAATCGCTGCCTTGCGCGATGGAGGCCAGCATGAGTGCGATATTAATCAAGTCCCCTGCTTTGACAATCAAGGCCGGCAAACGCGCCCTTGCGCGGATTCGCGAGCACGGCCTGCAACCGGCGGATGTCGGTATTCTGCCCGGCGCAGCCGGTGGCCCGAAGGCGTTGGGGATTCAGGGGCTGGATCTGGCGCTGTTCGGCGACTGGCTGCAACGCGCGCCGCGCGAGCGTTCGCTAATTGGGGCATCCATCGGTTCTTGGCGTTTCGCCAGCGCCTGTTTGCCGGATGCTGCAGCAGGCCTGCGTCGCCTCGGCGAGCTGTATACCTCGCAGCGCTTTGCCAAAGGCGTGAGCATGGCGCAAGTGTCGAGTAGCTGCAGCCTGATGCTTGATCAACTGCTCAGCAACGACGACGCCAACATCCTCAGCAACCCGCATTACCGTTTGAATATCGTCGTGGTAAAAAGCCATGGCCTGCTACAACACGACCATCGCGGCGCGCTCGGCCTGGGCCTGTCTTCGGTGATTGGCAGCAATCTGCTGGGCCGTCCGCGACTGGCCAAACACTTCGAGCGGGTGATTCTGCACGACGCCCGCCTTGCTCCGCCCTTAGGGACGCTGAGCGACTTCCCCTCGCGTTATCTGCAACTCGACAGCGGTAATCTGCGTCATGCATTGCTGGCCTCCGGCTCCATCCCGATGATCATGCAAGGGGTCCGCGATATCCCCGGCGCCGGCCCTGGTACCTACCGCGATGGCGGCCTGCTCGACTACCACCTCGACTTGCCTTACAGCGGCGACGATATCGTGCTCTACCCGCACTTCACCGATAAGGTCATCCCCGGCTGGTTCGACAAGGGCATGCCCTGGCGCCGAGGTGATGGCGAGCGCCTGCAGGATGTTCTGCTGCTGGCCCCCTCACGCGACTACCTGGCGCGCCTGCCCCATGGCAAACTCCCCGACCGCAAGGACTTCAGCCGTTACCTGGGCGATGATGCCGGCCGCGAGCGCTATTGGCGCACGGCCATGAGCGAAAGCCAGCGGCTTGGCGACGAGTTTCTCGAACTGGTCGACAGCGGCCGCCTCGGCGGGCGTCTGCAGCCACTCTAAAAACTGAAGCCGACCGAACACCCAGCAACATGACCAAGGATGGGCAGGATGAAACTCGCAGTCGCCATTATCCACGGCATCGGCACGCAGCCTGACCTGCGTGACGACGAAGGCCAGCACGCCTTCGCCCACAGTCTGATCGCCGGATTGCGCCAACGCCTTGGTGCCGAGGCCGACCAGGTGGCCTTTCAGACGCTGTACTGGGCTAGCGTGCTGGACAAGCGGCAACTGGCTTTTCTCGACAAGCTGCGCGACCAGCCCGTGCGCTGGCGCTGGCTACGCCGCATCGTTACGCTGTTTCTCGGTGATGCCAGCGGCTATCGCAAAGTCAGCCAGGCCTACGACACCACCTATGAAGAAGTCCATCAGTGCCTGCGCAGTGGCCTCAATGCCTTGCGCGCCAAGGTCGATGCCGATACCCCGCTGGTGGTGCTGGCGCACTCACTGGGTGGGCATATCTTCTCCAATTTCGTCTGGGATCAGCAGCGCATCAATACCGCCGAGGAATGCCCGCTGGATCCCTTTCTGGCCTTGGAAACCCTGAGTGGCCTGATCACCTTTGGCTGCAATATCCCGCTGTTTACCTTTGCCTATGACCCGGTCGTGCCGATCCGTTTCCCCGGTCATTGCCTGACCGACGCGGTAACCGAACAGGCGCGCTGGCTAAATCTTTACGCGCCCGCCGACCCGCTGGGTTATCCGCTACGCCCATTGCCCAATTACGCCGCGGTGGTCGCCGAAGATCGCGCCATGCCAGTGGGGCCCTGGTACAAGCGCCATACCCCACTGAGCCATTTGGGCTATTGGGATGACCGCGGCTTTCAGCGTTATGTCGCGCGTTATCTACAGCAATTACTGGCGGCCTGCAAAGGCTCAGAGAAGGCCTAACCACCCTATTCCTCGCCCAATTTCTCGGCTTGCACGATTAAAACTGTGATTTATCGGACAATTCCGTGCATTTTTTCGCCAACATGTGACTTAGCGGTCAGCTTCGTTCATCAACGCATATGACTGGCAAGCGTGAATCTACCGTTTGCCCCTTTGTGTATTTGGGATCACCTCGGAGAAACCGACCCCATGAACGCACCGCTGCGTTTTAACGAAGCTTTGCTGATTGCCGACCGCGCCTTTCAACCTTTCCAATGCGTCGCCTGGGCCCCGCAAGATGGCACTGGTAACCTAAGCCTGAGTGTGATCGACCGTACCAGCACTCGTCTGCTCGGCCGCACCCAACTGTCCAGCACCATCTACAGCGACCCAGTGCAATTTGCCGACGTGCTCAAGCAGTCTCGTGAGCAGCTCAGTCAGCAAGGCTTCACTCTGGAGCCATGGAGCATGCCCGAGTAATCGGCTGCTGCAACAAGGGCTCTGAGCTGCCGATTGGCCCCTCTTGTCAGAGCCCTTCTCTCCCTCGCCACGCCGACAACGCCACAATGGCCATATCTGTGGGCTTATTGTCCTTGTTGCCAATAACTCGTTAAGCGCAGACTGCATCCAACGCTTATCGAGAAACGCCTATGGATGCCCCGCGAACCATCGCCTGCCTGCTTTATCCGCATGTCATGAGCCTGGACCTGACCGGCCCATTGCAGGTGTTTGCCTCTGCCAATGACGAACGTCAGCGCCAGGGCCTGCCCGCCGCTTATCGCCTGCTGGTACTCGGCCAGCAGGCGATGGCAATGCCTACCTCCGCCGGTTTCCAGCTGGTCGCCGAACAGGCCTGGAGCGCCGAAGACCCTGCGCATATCGATACATTGCTGATCCCCGGCGGCCAGGGTGACAAAGCGCAGTGCCAGAACCCTGAGTTGCTGGCTTGGCTACGCAGCGCCGCACCGCAGATCCGGCGCGTCGGCTCGGTCTGTTCCGGTGCGCTGATTCTCGCCGCCGCCGGCCTGCTCGATGGCCGCCGCGCCACCACTCACTGGGCCGATCTCGACTGCCTACGCCGGGAACACCCGCAGGTGGAAATCAGCGCTGATTGCCTGCACACCTATGATGCGCAAGACCCCACCGGTAATGGCCATATCTTCACCTCGGCGGGGGTTACTGCAGGGATTGATCTGGCGCTGGCTCTGGTTGAAGCCGATCTCGGTCGTCCGCTTGCCTTGGCCGTGGCCAAACGTCTGGTGCTGTTTCTGCGCCGCCCCGGCGGGCAAGCGCAGTTCAGCGCGCTGCTGACTCCGGAACCCAACCGAGTGCCACGCCTGGCCAGCCTGCTGGAATGGATACCGCTGCACCTGCATGAAGACCTGTCGCTTGCAGCCCTGGCGACGCGAGCCAATATGACGCCGCGCACCCTGTCGCGAATTTTCAACCAGGAACTCGGCATGGGCCCAGGCCGCTATGTGGAGATTGTGCGCTTGGAGGCAGCACGCAACCTGCTGCAGAACGCCCAGGCGTCGATCAGTACAGTGGCGCGTTTGAGCGGCTTCACCCACCCGGAAAATCTGCGCCGCACCTTTCACAAGCACCTGGGTGTCAGCCCTCAGGAATATGCCGAACGATTCGCTTAAACCGCCCAGTCAGGAGACCAACATGCTGGAATTACGCGCCCAATGCGAGTGCTGTAATCGTGCCCTTCCGGCGGACAGCCAGGACGCATTCATCTGCTCATACGAGTGCACATTTTGCCGCGACTGCGTCGACAGCACATTGCATGGGCGTTGTCCGAACTGCAGCGGAGAATTGTTGCAGCGACCACGACGCATCATTGCCGAGGCGAAATAGAAAGCGCTCCAGAGGAGCGCTTAGCCAGCGTCAGTTTGGCGCTAACAATGAGCGAAAACGCGAGTCACTGCGCGTCGGCGCCAGGGTATACAACTGCTCCTTCTTGTCGACCCAGGTGTACAGCTTGTATTCCTTGTCACTGTCGCCGCAGTGCTTGCCCAGGCCGTAGACCGTCAAATGGCTGGGAGTATTGCCGTAGGTGAAAAACATCGAACAGGTGCGATTGCGCCCTTTGTCGCGCCAAGTGTAGTGGCGCACTGCTTGCTGGCCGATGTACAGAGCCTCACCGTCAACCGTCAGGTTGCCGCGATCAAGACGATCAAAAAGGAAGTTCATCGCCTCGATTTCAAAACCGTCATGGTTGAAATCAGCGAGGTTGCCTGCAAGCGTGATAGCTGGATTCAGAGTGGGCATATCAGGTCTCTCCTTGTGAAATAGCTGCCAATTGGCAGACCTATCTCAGCGCCCTGTCACCTTGCGCTGCAGCAGGAAATACTTCCGCAGCGATCTAGCGACCAGCCGTAATGGGCAGTATTTCCCGCTGAACAGCTGCCGGTTGCCCGGGCACCTTGCCAGCTCCATTACCCATCGGAGCTTGATCATGTTGATACGTAACCTGTCCTTCCTGCTGATTCTGGCCAGCGGCTTGAGCCATGCCATGAGTACGGAAAACCTGCCTGAATCCACCCTCAAAGCCTACGGCCAGTCCCTTGCTGTCGGAGCTGGAAGCAGCCAATGGCAACAGCTTTGGCAGCGCACCCGAGCCGCCGGATATTTCAACCAGGACGGTGCGCAAGCACGCTTCACGCTGCCCATGAAGGAGATTCCCGAGCTGGTCAGCAGCACCTTGCGTGACGCCCACAGCGTGCAGCCAGACAAAGGCACACAGGCGCTGTACCGCCGCGACTTTGCTCCACGTGTGGTCGGCACTGAAGGTCCGCAGCCGCTGACAGCGATCTGCTTGAACGTGGATTGGCGCAGCCTGCCCGATCACACGCAGGTAACTGATAGTGCCCAAATGGGCAGTGTCAGCCTGTTGCTGGTCCAGCCCTGCCAGTAATCTTTACCCCTGCAATTAGCGCCATAACTGCCCAGCCTTGCGGCTGGGCAGTGTGCTGCTCAGGACATTGCCTGGGACAGCAGTTCGGCTTCCTGACGCCGCCGGCTGGTGTAGCGATCGCCAAAGTTCAGCAGGTTGCTATGGGCGGCATTCCAGTCATGCGCCACCACCTGTTTCCAGAAGTTCGGCGTGCGCGATGCAAGATCACCGTACTGAAAGGCCACTGAGGCGATAACGGTCTGCATCTGCGCTGGCAACTGGGCAAAATCGCCGCCGCCGGACTTGGCATAACTGGCCGCCAGACGATTGATAAAGGGCTCCTTGTACGCCTCATCAATCTGCTCTGCCTCTGCCGCTGTGATGTTCAGCGGTTGTGTGGCCAGCTGCGTTACTGCTGCCTGCCCAGTCAGGCCAAGGTAAGGGCGTAAACGCTCAAGCAGCGGATCAGGCAAATCCAGCGCCTGCAGATCAGCCAGCTTGCGCTGCCCGAGGTCAAACCCCGTTGCAATGGTGACGCCGCTGCGGCTATTGCCTGCGTCGGGGACATAACCCTTGGTGGCTGGCCCGCCTTCCAGGTTGGCGATAAAACTGAAGTAAATCGAGTAGTGAGACATGTGCAATCCTCCGTTGATGGGGATTGGCAGTCGATCACCGGCCGCAAATACATATCAGCTTGAAGCATTTCCCCGCGCATTCAGGGGGGATATTTCCTGCTGAAAAACAACCCGTCCTATTCCTAGCATCCTTGGCAGTCCACGAGACAACAAGGAGGACCCCATGGACGAGAATGACCTGCAACAGGTCGACATCAAGCTATTGCCACACTCACTGCAGGAACTGATCGAGTGTATCGGTCTGGAAAGCGCATACCGATTGACTTGCGCCTTCGGTGGCCGCCCCAAATACATTCCCAAATACCCTGCTCGCTCCTCGCTAGCCCTGCTCCTGTCGCCGCAAGCGCTGGACGCTCTGATCGAGCGTTACGCCGGAATCGCTATCGAGATCCCCAAAGCCGACCACTTCTGTCGACAGATACGCAACCTGAAGATCGTCCAGCAAAGCTCGGATGGTCTGTCACGCAGCGCCCTGGCTGACAAATACGGTTTGAGCCTGCGCCAGATCGGCAACATCCGCCGCCAAGAGCATGAAACTCATAGGTAAGTAGTTCCTGCTGAACCTCAACTACGAGGCTCCATAGCCTGAGACTGCGCATTTCGCGCATACGATAAGGAGATTGACTATGTCCCAGATTGATACCGGCCTGATCGGTTCCGTCATCAACGCATTGCCGCTTGATCGCATGATTTCAGGGCCATTGCAGGCCATGATCACGGCTCAGGTGCAGGCGAGCAAAGCCTATGCCGACTTCCTGATGGCGGTGTGCATCAAGGATGGTAAAGCGGTGTCCGTACAGTTCGACTACGACGAAACCCTGGTCGACGAAAACGGTGTGTACAAGGGCACCGTAACCAAGAAGATGCGCATCCCGCTGCTGGCGGCCATCAGCCACCCCAACATCACCATCGAAGAAGGCTCCATCGACTTCGAACTGACCATCAGCCAGCAGGCTGAGGACACCAGCGAAACTGCTGGTGAGGGCAGCTTCGAAGCCAAACTCGGCTGGGGGCCGTTCAGTGTCACGGTGAAGGGCTCGGTCAGCCACAAGTCGACCCAGACGCGCAAAACCGACACCCGTGCACGTTATGCCATCAGCACCAAGATTGCCCGTCAGGACCCACCTGAAGCACTGATGCGGGTGATCGACTTCCTCACTGACGCGGCGACCAAACCGGTGCTGCTGCCGAGCGAGAAAGCCACGCCTGCAACTGATCCGCTGCCCACTGACGCCGTGCTGGAATCGCCAAAACCAGCCACAGCCGATGACGGCACAGCCAAGAAGTAAACGCAATTCTGACCCCGCTTCGGCGGGGTCTTCCTTAGATCAGTAAGCGAGGAGTTCACCCATGGCACTGTTTTCCAACAAGAAAGAACCGATGAGCGCCAGTGATTTGAGCCACATCACCCGCGGTCTGCACCAGGCCGCTGCGGCGACCCACAACCTGGTTGCCCAGCAGTACATCAAGTTGTTCGATCAGTTTTTTGACTACAACCCGGACGACCTCGGCACCCCCATGAAGGCGAAGATGGTGGAAGTTGGCCTGGATGAGCAACACACCATGAACATTCCACTGATCGCCCTGGTCGCACCGCGCGGTCTGGGGTTGGAAAGCATGAAGGTCGATCTCTCCGTCAAGATGCACGGCACCGAACTCGAAAAAGCCAGCCACGCCCTGGAGAACGGCGAACTGCAGAGCGAACGGTTCTTTGTCACCTTCGGCCGTGAAAAGCGCCAGGGGCAGGAGCGTGACCCGGATGAAATAACCATCAGCATGGAATTCAAGGCCTGCGAGCCTCCGGAGGCCGTGCATAGACTGATCGAGGAATACACCAACCTGATCAGTCCAATTCGTATGGCCAAACCCTCACCCGCCGTGATTGAAAGCGAGCCTGCAGCGCCTCAACCTGGCACGCCCTGATCATGCACAGCGTGGCGATAAGCCTGGTGTACAGCCTTAGTGCGATAGCCTGGTTGCTGTTCTGGCGTCGCAGTCTCGCGATGCCAGCCCTGCTGCAGCGCTATCCGCTGTTGCTGGCCCCCTGGTTGGGCGGCGCACTGGTGCAGTTGGTTGGCGCCGCGCTGGTGCTACATCCTGATACATCGGCAGACAAGGAGTTTGAAGCCGTGCTGTTCGATGTGCTGCATGCCCGCGCTGACCTCGTGCTATCCGCCTCAGCCAGTATTCTGGTGGTCGCCACAGTGGTCTACGGCATGCAACAGCAATCGCCACCGCCACAGACCTTTATCCGCCTGATGTCTTACGCCATGGTGGCGCTATTGGGTTTTATGCTGCCGATAGTCTGGATACCGCACACTCAGACCGAGTGGATGCGCCTTTTGCGGCATATACAGACAGCTGCCTTCAACTGGGGCCTGCTACTGGTTTGCGCAGGCTTGATAACCTTGCTCGAAGACCTGATGCGTAACGAAAACAGCGCCGTAACCAGCGGCCACGGCACCGAACCCTTAGTCGGAGCCCAGGGTCATGTTCCGGTCACCGCTGCTGGCGCTGATTCTCCAGCGCTGACCAAGGGCGTAGAACACCCCCAATCCGCCGAAGAACGCCATAAACACACCGCCGGCCAGCAGCACCCATAGCTCACTGGTGGCAACGGGATCAGTGGCTGCGGCGTGGATCATCCACAGGCCCATCAACGACAGGCACAGACCGACACTAACGCCCAGTACTGTGCGTAGCCGGCTGCTGTGATGACCTTGATGTTTCTGGATCAGCTCCAGCAGTTCCTCGATATCCTCCGGCTGTACGCCAGTGTTCGCGTCATCAACCAGCTCCACTGCACCAAATACCAGGCGCATACGGATGGCCTTATCCAGCCACCCCTGCTCACTGGTGTTGATAATTACCGACTTGCTCATGATGAAACCCCTTGCTAGGTATGGAATCTCAGCCTAGGGGTCGGTACTCAAGCAACTTCAGCAGGAGTCGTTTCCACGGCAAACATCCTGCCTCCGGCTAGGCTTTACTGAGTAAGCACTCAGTCTGAGTAACGGAGAGACACATGAGCGAAGAGGAAAACAAACCGCTGACGCTATGGGAGATGTTGCAAAGCGTGCTGAGTGCAGCGCTCGGTGTGCAAAGCGGGAAAAACCGTACTCGCGACTTCTCACGCGGCAAGCCTAGCCACTTCATCATTCTCGGCGTGTTATTCACGGTCGTGTTTGTGTTGGTGATCTTCGGCATCGTCAAACTGGTGCTGCACCTGGCCGGCGTCTGACTTACGGCAACAGCGGTTTGATGGAGAAGCCGTAGTCCTTGATCTGCGGATGGTACACCGCGCTGAACTGGCGAAAATCCAGGCCATAGCCGGGCATCTTGAGGCGCTGTTTCAAGTAAGCAGCCTGCTTGGCATCCAGCAGGCTGAACAGCTGATCAACCCGGTCCTTACCGCCGCGTGCGGCAAAATCCAGCCCGGCATGGTAGTCATGCAGCATCACCATGGCCCAGCCGCCGAGGGTGAAATGTCCACCGACCAGGACACAAAGCTTACGGTCTATACGCGCCTGCAGGACCTCATCTGAATTATTCAGCGCCGACAGGTAAATATCCTGCCCTGGCTGCCTGCCCAATTCCTCTGCGGCCTGCATCACGCCAAAGGCCATTTCATCATTGGCTGACCACACCAGCTGCACTTCGGGATGGCGCGGTAGCATCAACTGCGCTTGCTCATAGGCGCGCTGACGTTTCCACTCGCCCTGCAGCGTCTGCTGCAGCTTGATCTCAGGGTGTTCGCGCAAGGCGCGGTGCAAGCCGTCTTCGCGCAGGCTGGAGG
This DNA window, taken from Pseudomonas sp. SG20056, encodes the following:
- a CDS encoding response regulator transcription factor, which translates into the protein MRLLLVEDHVPLADELLAGLTRQGYAVDWLADGRDAAYQGATEPYDLIILDLGLPGKPGLEVLQEWRAGGLTTPVLILTARGSWAERIEGLKAGADDYLSKPFHPEELQLRIQSLLRRAHGLANQPQLEAAGLQLDESRQSVQRNGEEVQLTAAEFRLLRYFMLHTGQLLSKSHLAEHLYDGESERDSNVIEVHVNHLRRKLGREIIETRRGQGYRFNGDVA
- a CDS encoding PepSY domain-containing protein, encoding MNTTAWLARALLACLLLTLTFSSSARDLDQDEALRLRREGLIMPLEQLLQMALQRHPGAVLLEVELEEEDGVLVYEVELVTEQGIVRELELHASTGEVLKDEVED
- a CDS encoding PepSY domain-containing protein, which gives rise to MKTLTAVFAAAALTLTAGLAQARDLGPDEALKLRDAGTIQSFEKLNAAALALHPGSTTEDTELEEEYGRYIYQVEVRDAQGVQWDVELDATNAQVLKNQRDD
- a CDS encoding patatin-like phospholipase family protein, with translation MSAILIKSPALTIKAGKRALARIREHGLQPADVGILPGAAGGPKALGIQGLDLALFGDWLQRAPRERSLIGASIGSWRFASACLPDAAAGLRRLGELYTSQRFAKGVSMAQVSSSCSLMLDQLLSNDDANILSNPHYRLNIVVVKSHGLLQHDHRGALGLGLSSVIGSNLLGRPRLAKHFERVILHDARLAPPLGTLSDFPSRYLQLDSGNLRHALLASGSIPMIMQGVRDIPGAGPGTYRDGGLLDYHLDLPYSGDDIVLYPHFTDKVIPGWFDKGMPWRRGDGERLQDVLLLAPSRDYLARLPHGKLPDRKDFSRYLGDDAGRERYWRTAMSESQRLGDEFLELVDSGRLGGRLQPL
- a CDS encoding GlxA family transcriptional regulator — protein: MDAPRTIACLLYPHVMSLDLTGPLQVFASANDERQRQGLPAAYRLLVLGQQAMAMPTSAGFQLVAEQAWSAEDPAHIDTLLIPGGQGDKAQCQNPELLAWLRSAAPQIRRVGSVCSGALILAAAGLLDGRRATTHWADLDCLRREHPQVEISADCLHTYDAQDPTGNGHIFTSAGVTAGIDLALALVEADLGRPLALAVAKRLVLFLRRPGGQAQFSALLTPEPNRVPRLASLLEWIPLHLHEDLSLAALATRANMTPRTLSRIFNQELGMGPGRYVEIVRLEAARNLLQNAQASISTVARLSGFTHPENLRRTFHKHLGVSPQEYAERFA
- a CDS encoding pesticin C-terminus-like muramidase, yielding MSHYSIYFSFIANLEGGPATKGYVPDAGNSRSGVTIATGFDLGQRKLADLQALDLPDPLLERLRPYLGLTGQAAVTQLATQPLNITAAEAEQIDEAYKEPFINRLAASYAKSGGGDFAQLPAQMQTVIASVAFQYGDLASRTPNFWKQVVAHDWNAAHSNLLNFGDRYTSRRRQEAELLSQAMS
- a CDS encoding Mor transcription activator family protein, with the protein product MDENDLQQVDIKLLPHSLQELIECIGLESAYRLTCAFGGRPKYIPKYPARSSLALLLSPQALDALIERYAGIAIEIPKADHFCRQIRNLKIVQQSSDGLSRSALADKYGLSLRQIGNIRRQEHETHR
- a CDS encoding DUF2589 domain-containing protein: MSQIDTGLIGSVINALPLDRMISGPLQAMITAQVQASKAYADFLMAVCIKDGKAVSVQFDYDETLVDENGVYKGTVTKKMRIPLLAAISHPNITIEEGSIDFELTISQQAEDTSETAGEGSFEAKLGWGPFSVTVKGSVSHKSTQTRKTDTRARYAISTKIARQDPPEALMRVIDFLTDAATKPVLLPSEKATPATDPLPTDAVLESPKPATADDGTAKK
- a CDS encoding DUF2589 domain-containing protein, with translation MALFSNKKEPMSASDLSHITRGLHQAAAATHNLVAQQYIKLFDQFFDYNPDDLGTPMKAKMVEVGLDEQHTMNIPLIALVAPRGLGLESMKVDLSVKMHGTELEKASHALENGELQSERFFVTFGREKRQGQERDPDEITISMEFKACEPPEAVHRLIEEYTNLISPIRMAKPSPAVIESEPAAPQPGTP
- a CDS encoding DUF2970 domain-containing protein, whose protein sequence is MSEEENKPLTLWEMLQSVLSAALGVQSGKNRTRDFSRGKPSHFIILGVLFTVVFVLVIFGIVKLVLHLAGV
- a CDS encoding ABC transporter substrate-binding protein gives rise to the protein MTFCLIAQALAENPRVTDKAPASVVFLNPGFSDEPFWVGYSDFMQAAADDLGMQLEIIYGERNPPQLLEKARDLLTRDNQPDYLIFVNEMYTAPELLRLFADSPIKLFSLHSTLTPEQQQRIGTSRERYRNWIGSLIPNDEQAGYWMAKALIAKLKGKPGSLLAFAGVRLTPSSSLREDGLHRALREHPEIKLQQTLQGEWKRQRAYEQAQLMLPRHPEVQLVWSANDEMAFGVMQAAEELGRQPGQDIYLSALNNSDEVLQARIDRKLCVLVGGHFTLGGWAMVMLHDYHAGLDFAARGGKDRVDQLFSLLDAKQAAYLKQRLKMPGYGLDFRQFSAVYHPQIKDYGFSIKPLLP